Proteins encoded within one genomic window of Aquarana catesbeiana isolate 2022-GZ linkage group LG03, ASM4218655v1, whole genome shotgun sequence:
- the LOC141133809 gene encoding E3 ubiquitin-protein ligase TRIM39-like, with product MSPLPHPHSSPVSETLSFISPPLSAMASGDLRAELKCSVCLNIYTDPAMLICGHNFCWVCIDHVLDTQGGSGDFFCPVCRKRFRSRPALHRNITLRNIAETFLSAHPDREESGVFCTYCGDSPVPAVRSCLHCEVSLCDKHLRVHKKSPEHILCDPTLSMESRKCSIHKEVLKYFCTKDNACICVSCSLAGEHRGHQVETLDEASEKKKETLRNVLQNLLTKREETEERVQSLQEHRRKVEEEAAGDTERVTVLFRDLRRRLENLEKRILRNISRRAEQISISIRDLEIKKEELSRKLRHIEELCNMTDPLTVLQESDTGDLCDTEDGDNEDRERHEKLLHDGGGLDVAGVLHTGLSDIITEVYVYYIQGAADILLDGNTANNNLQISEDRKTVSKSDRNQNHPETPERFQDCSFQVMSSQSFSSGRHYWEVDVGGSDIWRVGMCYPSIERRGGESVIGNNKKSWVLNKDDDDDEYSVAHDSKWSLLPTSPSSNRVRIYLDYEAGRISFYDLCDPIRHLHTFTTTFTEPLHAVLGVWRGGIKICGGRREM from the coding sequence atgtcacccctcccccatccacatTCCTCTCCGGTGTCAGAGACTCTCAGTTtcatttctcctcccctgtcagcaatggcgtctggtgatctgagagctgagctgaaatgttccgtctgtctgaacatttataccgaTCCTGCAATGCTGATATGTGGACATAACTTCTGCTGGGTCTGTATTGATcatgtgctggatacacaggggggGTCTGGAGATTTCTTCTGCCCTGTATGCAGAAAAAGGTTCAGGAGTCGtcctgcactgcacaggaacataacactacgtaacatagcagagactttcctgtctgctcacccagatcgggaggagtccggggtcttctgtacttactgtggggactctcctgtacctgctgttagatcctgtctacactgtgaggtttctctgtgtgataaacacctaagagtccacaaaaagtccccagaacacatcttatgtgaccccaccttgtccatggagagcaggaaatgctccatccataagGAAGTTTTGAAGTATTTTTGCACCAAAGATAACGCCTGTATCTGCGTGTCCTGCAGTTTGGCtggagaacatcggggacaccaggtggagacactggatgaggcttctgagaagaagaaggagacactgaggaatgttctgcagaatcttctgacaaagagagaggagacggaggaaagagtccagagtctgcaggaacacaggaggaaagtagaagaagaagcagctggtgacaccgagagagtcactgtcttgtttagagatctcaggagacgtctggaaaaCCTGGAAAAGAGAATCCTGAGGAACATCTCCAGGAGGGCAGAGcagatctccatctccatccgggatctggaaataaagaaggaggagctgtccaggaagttgcgtcacattgaggagctgtgtaacatgacggatccactgactgtcttacaggaatcagacacaggtgacttgtgtgatactgaggatggagataatgaggacagagagagacatgagaagctcctccatgatggagggggtctggatgtggcgggggtcttacacacaggtttatctgatataataacagaggtatatgtatactatatacagggagctgcagacatattactggatggaaacacagctaataataatctacagatatcagaagacaggaaaactgtatccaagTCAGATAGGAACCAGAAtcacccagaaacaccagagagatttcaggatTGTTCTtttcaggtgatgagcagtcagagtttctcctcagggagacattactgggaagtggatgtcgggggatcagatatatggagagtcgggatgtgttaccccagtatagagaggagagggggagagtcaGTGATTGGaaataataagaagtcctgggTATTGAacaaggatgatgatgatgatgagtatTCAGTGGCACATGACAGTAAATGGTCCCTCTTACCCACCAGTCCCTcaagtaacagagtcaggatatatctggattatgaggctgggcggatctccttttatgatctgtgtgacccgatccgacatctccacaccttcaccaccaccttcactgagcccctccatgctgtgttAGGTGTATGGAGAGGTggtataaagatatgtggggggagGCGGGAGATGTGA